From the Streptomyces sp. KMM 9044 genome, one window contains:
- a CDS encoding zinc-dependent alcohol dehydrogenase, with protein MNRAAHAFWLDSPGRGEIREVPLSGPGGGEVLVRSLYSGVSRGTETLVFRGQVPESQHAAMRAPFQEGDFPGPVKYGYLNVGVVEEGPEALVGRTVFCLYPHQTRYVVPAGAVTPVPDTVPARRAVLAGTVETAVNALWDAAPLIGDRVAVVGGGMVGSSVAALLARFPGVRVQLVDADPARARTAEALGVGFALPGDALGGCDLVVHASATEQGLTRSLELLSAEGTVIELSWYGDRKVSLPLGEAFHSRRLVIRSSQVGTVSPARPGRSYADRLALALDLLADPALDALITGESRFAELPALMPRLASGDTPALCHLVRYDEAAA; from the coding sequence ATGAACCGCGCCGCTCATGCGTTCTGGCTCGACTCGCCCGGCCGAGGCGAAATCCGGGAAGTCCCCCTGTCCGGACCGGGCGGGGGCGAGGTCCTGGTGCGCTCGTTGTACTCCGGAGTGAGCCGGGGCACGGAGACCCTCGTCTTCCGCGGACAGGTGCCCGAGAGCCAGCACGCCGCGATGCGTGCGCCGTTCCAGGAGGGCGACTTCCCGGGGCCGGTGAAGTACGGCTACCTCAACGTGGGCGTGGTGGAGGAAGGACCGGAAGCGCTCGTCGGGCGGACGGTCTTCTGCCTCTACCCGCACCAGACCCGCTACGTCGTCCCGGCGGGCGCGGTGACACCCGTACCCGACACGGTGCCCGCCCGGCGGGCCGTGCTCGCCGGCACCGTGGAGACCGCCGTCAACGCCCTGTGGGACGCGGCGCCGCTGATCGGCGACCGGGTCGCCGTCGTCGGAGGCGGCATGGTCGGCAGCTCGGTCGCCGCGTTGCTGGCCCGCTTCCCGGGCGTGCGGGTCCAGCTCGTCGACGCCGACCCCGCGCGCGCCAGGACCGCCGAAGCCCTCGGTGTCGGGTTCGCGCTGCCCGGCGACGCCCTCGGCGGCTGCGACCTGGTCGTGCACGCCAGCGCCACCGAACAGGGGCTCACCCGCTCCCTCGAACTCCTCTCCGCCGAGGGCACGGTGATCGAACTGAGCTGGTACGGCGACCGGAAGGTGAGCCTTCCGTTGGGCGAGGCCTTCCACTCACGGCGGCTCGTCATCCGCAGCAGCCAGGTCGGCACCGTCTCCCCGGCCCGCCCCGGCCGCAGCTACGCCGACCGGCTCGCCCTCGCCCTCGACCTGCTGGCCGACCCGGCCCTGGACGCGCTCATCACCGGCGAGTCCAGGTTCGCGGAACTGCCCGCACTCATGCCCCGCCTCGCCTCCGGCGACACCCCGGCCCTGTGCCATCTCGTGCGTTATGACGAGGCCGCCGCCTGA
- a CDS encoding class I SAM-dependent methyltransferase, producing the protein MTTDTGGTGAIPAQPGPRSGDAQSVIPGAGPAPHPGERATLRLRGTGSDTDPEADEPARYAPEWLQLREPADAFARAHDLLDPLRIKLANLPKRADGFVIHDIGCGTGSMGRWLAPRLDGAQHWVLHDRDPYLLHFAAVASPRSAADGSRVSVETRRGDVARLTADALSGASLVTASALLDVLTREDVDALAAACAGAGCPALLTLSVAGRAELTAPHPLDQEIAEAFNAHQKRGGLLGPDAATAAAEAFSEHGATVRLNPSPWRLGPEHAGLIAQWLRGWVGAAVEERPELAEPASRYLTERLEACAAGDLRVVVHHTDLLALCRPAGGTA; encoded by the coding sequence ATGACCACGGACACGGGTGGCACCGGCGCGATCCCGGCCCAGCCCGGCCCCCGGTCCGGGGACGCCCAGTCCGTCATCCCCGGTGCCGGCCCCGCGCCGCATCCCGGTGAGCGGGCCACCCTCCGGCTGCGGGGGACGGGCAGCGACACCGACCCCGAGGCGGACGAACCCGCCCGGTACGCGCCCGAGTGGCTCCAGCTGCGCGAACCCGCCGACGCCTTCGCACGGGCCCACGACCTGCTCGACCCGCTGCGCATCAAGCTCGCCAACCTGCCGAAACGGGCCGACGGTTTCGTCATCCACGACATCGGCTGCGGCACCGGCTCGATGGGCCGCTGGCTCGCGCCCCGCCTGGACGGCGCCCAGCACTGGGTCCTGCACGACCGGGACCCCTACCTCCTGCACTTCGCCGCCGTTGCCTCCCCGCGGTCCGCCGCCGACGGCAGCCGCGTCAGTGTGGAGACCCGGCGCGGCGACGTCGCCCGGCTCACCGCGGACGCCCTGTCCGGCGCCTCCCTGGTGACGGCGTCCGCACTCCTCGACGTCCTCACCCGCGAGGACGTCGACGCCCTCGCCGCCGCCTGCGCCGGAGCCGGCTGCCCGGCGCTGCTCACGCTGTCGGTGGCCGGACGCGCCGAACTGACCGCGCCTCACCCGCTGGACCAGGAGATCGCCGAGGCGTTCAACGCCCACCAGAAGCGAGGCGGACTGCTCGGCCCGGACGCGGCCACCGCCGCCGCGGAAGCCTTCTCCGAGCACGGGGCGACCGTACGGCTCAACCCGAGCCCCTGGCGGCTCGGCCCCGAGCACGCGGGGCTGATCGCCCAGTGGCTGCGGGGCTGGGTCGGCGCGGCGGTCGAGGAACGCCCCGAACTGGCCGAGCCCGCGAGCCGGTACCTCACCGAGCGTCTGGAGGCCTGCGCCGCGGGCGACCTGCGGGTCGTCGTCCACCACACCGACCTGCTCGCCCTGTGCCGGCCGGCGGGCGGCACCGCGTGA
- a CDS encoding 6-pyruvoyl trahydropterin synthase family protein, with protein sequence MFSITVRDHIMIAHSFHGEVFGPAQRLHGATFLVDATFRREQLDEDNIVIDIGLATQELGAVVGGLNYRNLDNEPDFAGVNTSTEYLAKVIADRLAERIHKGALGEGAKGIAQLTVTLHESHIAWASYERAL encoded by the coding sequence TTGTTCAGCATCACCGTCCGCGATCACATCATGATCGCCCACAGCTTTCACGGCGAGGTCTTCGGACCGGCCCAGCGCCTGCACGGGGCCACGTTCCTCGTGGACGCCACATTCAGGCGCGAACAGTTGGACGAGGACAACATCGTCATCGACATCGGCCTGGCCACGCAGGAACTCGGGGCCGTCGTCGGCGGGCTGAACTACCGCAACCTCGACAACGAACCCGACTTCGCGGGGGTCAACACCTCCACGGAGTACCTGGCCAAGGTCATCGCAGACCGGCTCGCCGAGCGCATCCACAAGGGCGCGCTGGGCGAGGGGGCCAAGGGCATCGCACAGCTCACGGTCACCCTGCACGAGTCGCACATCGCCTGGGCGAGCTACGAGCGTGCGCTGTGA
- a CDS encoding glycosyltransferase family 4 protein: MTGRGTDKAPGNAFGRARLDYVPQQSAAQTVAQASARWNGGIIPMSLRRVHFLMPGGVDDLSVPSGGNAYDRRVCLDLPGFGWQAERHAVAGEWPRPDDAARGALARTLRELPDGSVVMLDGLVACGVPEIVVPEAQRLRMAVLVHLPLGDETGLAPALAADLDARERAVLRAVPAVIGTSDWAARRLVSHHGLAPDRIHVAAPGADIAPLASGTDGVSRLLCVAAVTPRKGQHRLVEALAAVSDLPWSCALVGGLTHDPEYVTHLRHLIRKHGLQDRLELTGPKSGAELDASYATADLMVLTSYAETYGMAVTEALARGIPVLATDVGGLPEAVGRAPDGGVPGILVPPENPAAIALELRGWFGEADVRRRLKAAARGRRAALGGWASTAQSLATVLRRLPAEPRRAA, encoded by the coding sequence GTGACCGGCAGGGGCACGGACAAGGCCCCCGGCAACGCCTTCGGCCGGGCCCGCCTGGACTACGTACCGCAGCAGTCCGCTGCCCAGACCGTCGCCCAGGCCTCCGCTCGATGGAATGGTGGGATCATCCCCATGTCCCTGCGCCGTGTGCACTTCCTGATGCCGGGTGGCGTCGACGACCTGTCGGTGCCCAGCGGCGGCAACGCGTACGACCGGCGCGTGTGCCTGGACCTGCCCGGATTCGGCTGGCAGGCGGAGCGGCACGCCGTGGCCGGTGAGTGGCCCCGCCCGGACGACGCTGCCCGTGGCGCACTCGCCCGCACCCTGCGTGAACTGCCGGACGGCAGCGTCGTCATGCTGGACGGGCTGGTCGCCTGCGGGGTCCCCGAGATCGTCGTCCCGGAGGCGCAACGGCTGCGCATGGCCGTCCTCGTCCACCTCCCGCTCGGCGACGAGACCGGGCTCGCCCCGGCCCTCGCCGCCGACCTGGACGCACGCGAACGTGCGGTGCTGCGCGCGGTACCCGCCGTGATCGGCACCAGCGACTGGGCGGCACGCCGCCTGGTCTCCCACCACGGTCTCGCGCCCGACCGCATCCACGTCGCCGCCCCCGGCGCCGACATCGCGCCCCTCGCCTCCGGCACCGACGGCGTCTCCCGGCTGCTCTGCGTCGCCGCCGTCACCCCGCGCAAGGGACAGCACCGGCTGGTGGAGGCACTGGCGGCGGTGTCCGACCTGCCGTGGAGCTGCGCCCTGGTCGGCGGACTCACCCACGACCCCGAGTACGTCACCCATCTGCGGCACCTGATCCGCAAGCACGGCCTCCAGGACCGGCTGGAACTGACGGGACCGAAGTCCGGCGCCGAGCTCGACGCCAGCTACGCCACCGCCGACCTGATGGTCCTCACCTCGTACGCCGAGACGTACGGCATGGCGGTCACCGAGGCGCTGGCGCGGGGCATCCCGGTGCTGGCCACCGATGTCGGGGGACTGCCCGAGGCCGTCGGCCGTGCCCCCGACGGCGGGGTGCCCGGCATCCTCGTCCCGCCGGAGAACCCCGCCGCCATCGCCCTCGAACTGCGCGGCTGGTTCGGGGAGGCAGACGTCCGCCGCCGGCTGAAGGCGGCTGCCCGCGGCCGGCGTGCCGCGCTCGGCGGCTGGGCGAGCACCGCACAGAGCCTGGCGACGGTACTGCGCCGGCTTCCTGCCGAACCCCGGAGGGCCGCATGA
- a CDS encoding lysylphosphatidylglycerol synthase transmembrane domain-containing protein produces MTARAVETPVLGLPIPEPSPSHPVRPGAGTATGPRAFFARLNTPAVRTRIGTVAGVAILAVLLWRLGTGVFVDGLRRIDGPSLLVALGIGLVTTVFSAWRWALVARALRIRLPLAPAVADYYRALFLNAALPGGVLGDVHRAVRHGQSTGDLGRGVRSVVLERTAGQLALFAAGAVMLLTMPSPVRDDLRQAAPMAGLAALGACAVVLALRMNRPGPSRRGRALRSALAEAREGLLSRRNGPGVLVSSSVVLAGYLAMFVLAARVAGVGAAVTELLPLAVLALLAMSLPLNVGGWGPREGVAAWAFGAAGLGAGRGLTVAVVYGVLSLAASLPGVLVLVARWYAGLRAGRRTAAAPTPGPAPASDAQDIPDYAPLTPLGAEAGAEAGESIEKYVPKESTRLTRSSLPLSAEPSEGRPMTPESV; encoded by the coding sequence GTGACCGCCAGGGCGGTGGAGACACCGGTACTGGGCCTGCCCATTCCGGAGCCGTCCCCGTCGCACCCCGTACGCCCCGGTGCCGGTACCGCCACCGGCCCCCGCGCCTTCTTCGCCCGGCTCAACACCCCCGCCGTACGCACCCGCATCGGCACCGTCGCCGGCGTCGCCATCCTCGCCGTGCTGCTGTGGCGCCTGGGCACCGGCGTCTTCGTCGACGGGCTGCGCCGGATCGACGGGCCGTCCCTGCTGGTGGCGCTCGGGATCGGGCTGGTGACCACGGTGTTCAGCGCCTGGCGCTGGGCATTGGTGGCCCGCGCCCTGCGCATCCGGCTGCCCCTCGCCCCGGCGGTCGCCGACTACTACCGCGCCCTGTTCCTGAACGCGGCCCTGCCCGGAGGCGTCCTCGGCGACGTCCACCGCGCGGTACGGCACGGGCAGAGCACCGGCGACCTGGGCCGCGGGGTGCGGTCCGTGGTCCTGGAGCGGACCGCCGGACAGCTCGCGCTGTTCGCCGCAGGCGCCGTGATGCTGCTGACCATGCCGTCCCCGGTCCGCGACGACCTGCGGCAGGCGGCACCCATGGCGGGCCTCGCCGCACTGGGTGCCTGCGCTGTCGTCCTCGCCCTGCGGATGAACCGGCCGGGACCCTCCCGCCGGGGCCGGGCGCTGCGGTCGGCGCTCGCCGAGGCACGTGAGGGGCTGCTGTCCCGGCGCAACGGGCCGGGCGTCCTCGTCTCCTCCTCCGTCGTCCTGGCCGGATACCTGGCGATGTTCGTCCTCGCCGCCCGTGTCGCCGGGGTCGGTGCGGCGGTGACCGAGCTGCTGCCCCTGGCCGTCCTGGCGCTGCTCGCCATGTCGCTGCCCCTGAACGTCGGCGGCTGGGGCCCCCGCGAGGGCGTCGCCGCCTGGGCGTTCGGCGCCGCGGGACTGGGCGCGGGCCGCGGCCTGACCGTCGCCGTGGTCTACGGAGTGCTCAGCCTCGCGGCGAGCCTGCCCGGTGTGCTCGTGCTCGTCGCCCGCTGGTACGCCGGCCTGCGCGCCGGCCGCCGGACGGCCGCCGCCCCCACGCCCGGACCCGCACCCGCCTCCGACGCGCAGGACATCCCGGACTACGCCCCGCTGACACCGCTGGGGGCCGAGGCCGGAGCGGAGGCGGGGGAGAGCATCGAGAAATACGTGCCGAAGGAGTCCACGAGGCTCACCAGGAGTTCCCTGCCCTTGTCCGCCGAGCCCAGCGAAGGGCGGCCGATGACACCGGAATCGGTATAG
- the ribA gene encoding GTP cyclohydrolase II, with product MTENIGVLGKKPPQRTGVERVVNAPLPTVYGKFQAVGYLDHDRGDEQVALVHGDIGADRVLTRLHSECLTGDAFGSRHCECGDQLAAALRAVADEGAGVVVYLRGHEGRGIGLLAKLRAMALQAEGLDTVEANLALGLPVDARDYGVAAGILQDLGVESVRLMSNNPRKRDALQQHGIQVTEQVPLLIPPCESNITYLRTKRERLDHNLPHLDAVAHWS from the coding sequence ATGACAGAAAACATAGGCGTACTCGGCAAGAAGCCCCCGCAGCGCACCGGCGTGGAACGCGTCGTGAATGCACCGTTGCCCACCGTGTACGGAAAGTTCCAGGCGGTCGGCTACCTGGACCACGACCGCGGTGACGAACAAGTCGCCCTGGTTCACGGCGATATCGGCGCGGACCGGGTCCTCACCCGGCTGCACTCGGAATGCCTGACCGGGGACGCGTTCGGCTCCCGGCACTGCGAGTGCGGCGACCAGCTCGCCGCCGCGCTGCGCGCCGTCGCCGACGAAGGGGCGGGCGTGGTCGTCTACCTGAGAGGGCACGAGGGCCGAGGCATCGGCCTGCTGGCGAAACTGCGCGCGATGGCCCTGCAGGCGGAGGGCCTGGACACCGTCGAGGCGAACCTCGCCCTCGGCCTGCCGGTGGACGCCCGCGACTACGGCGTCGCCGCGGGTATCCTCCAGGACCTGGGCGTGGAGTCGGTCCGGCTGATGTCCAACAACCCCCGCAAGCGCGACGCGTTGCAGCAGCACGGCATCCAGGTCACCGAACAGGTACCGCTGTTGATCCCGCCGTGCGAGAGTAACATCACCTACCTGCGCACCAAGCGGGAACGCCTCGACCACAACCTGCCCCACCTCGACGCGGTGGCGCACTGGTCCTGA